The DNA region ATGGATTATCTGTTCCGCAGGTACAACAAACTATTTTGACATCGAACTTAGATTTCCCAACAGGAAATATTCAAACTCGTGATCAAAAAATATTAATTCGTTTAGCGGGTAAATATAGAAGTGTTGAAGAATTAAGAAACTTAGTAGTTTCTTCTCAAAACGGAATTCAGGTTCGTTTAAAAGATATTGCAGATGTTCAGGATACTCAAAAAATCGCTGAAAAAATATCACGTGTAGATCAAAAAAGTGCGATCGTTTTACAAATCGTAAAACAATCTGATGCAAATGCGGTTGCAGTAAGTGAGCATTTATTAAAAACAATTGCTACTCTTGAGAATGATTATAAAGTAAATCAGTTAAAATTAGAAGTAGCAAAAGATAGTACAATCTTTACTCTTGAAGCGGCAGATTCTGTAGTGCACGATTTATTGATTGCGGTAATTCTGGTAGCATTTGTAATGTTGTTTTTCCTGCACAGTATTAGAAACTCATTGATTGTAATGGTGTCTATTCCGGCATCTTTGATTGCTACTTTTATCGGAATTTATTTAATGGGATATACCTTAAACTTAATGAGTTTATTAGGATTATCTCTGGTTGTAGGTATTCTGGTCGATGATGCGATTGTGGTTTTGGAGAATATTTACCGACATATGGAAATGGGTAAAAGCAGAATCCGTGCGTCTTATGATGGTACTGCAGAAATTGGAGGAACAGTAACTTCGATTACTTTAGTAATTGTTGTAGTATTCTTGCCAATTGCAATGAGTTCCGGATTGGTTTCAGACATTATTACACAATTCTGTGTTACCGTTATTATTTCAACGATGCTGTCACTTTTGGCTTCCTTTACAATTATTCCTTGGTTGTCATCTCGTTTCGGGAAATTAGAGCATATTGAAGGAAAGAATTTATTTGGAAGAATCATTCTTGGTTTCGAAAATTATTTAACACGTTTCACAAACTGGGTTTCTCATTTATTAATCTGGTGTTTGGATCATTATGTTAAAACTTTTATTGTAGTACTGATATTATTTTTCGGATCTACAGTTGGATTAATGGGCGGAGGTTTCATTGGAGGAGAATTCTTTGCTTCATCTGATAGTGGTGAGTTCCTAGTTCAAATCGAGATGCCAAAAGATGCTTCGTTAGAACAAACGAACTTCATGACTCAAAAAGCAGAAGCTTTCTTAAAAGCACAAGAATACGTTCACAGTCAAATTACAACGGTAGGACAAACTAGTGAAGGTTTTGGAGCATCGCAAGCAACAGCTTATAAAGCAGAGATTGACGTAAAAATGATCGAACAAAAAGATCGTACTGATGATGCTAACGTTTACGCAGCAAAAATCAAACGTAAATTAGAAAAAGTATTAGTTGGAGCAAAAGTAAAAACGGTTCCAGTAGGTATCTTAGGAACTGCTGAGGATGCTACGTTAGGATTAATCGTAACAGGTCCATCAACAGAAAGTGCTATGGCATTTGCTAAATTAGCTGAAGCTGAATTGCGTACGATTCCTGGAACAACAGAGATTAAATTAACAGTTGAGGATGGAAACCCTGAGATCAATGTTAAGGTAGACCGTGATAAAATGGCTGCATTAGGATTGACACTTCAAACAGTTGGTTTAACGATGCAAACTGCTTTTAGCGGAAATACAGATGGTAAATACAGAGCTGGAGAATACGAATACGATATCAATATCAGATACAATTCATTCGACAGAAAAAGTATTACTGACGTTAGTAACTTAATATTCGTTAATTCGACAGGTCAACAAATTAAATTGTCTCAATTTGCTACCGTTACAGAAGGTTCAGGACCTAGCCAGTTAGAGCGTAGAGATAAATCGGCATCGGTAACTGTAAAAGGACAAAACGTTGGAGTTCCTTCAGGAACAATTGTTCAACAATGGCAGGTTAAGTTAGACAAACTTAAAAAACCAGCCGGAGTAAACTATATCTGGGGTGGTGACCAGGAAAACCAATCTGAAGGATTTGGTACTTTAGGAATCGCTTTACTTGCGGCTATTATTTTGGTTTACCTTGTAATGGTGAGTTTGTATGACAGTTTCGTTCACCCGTTTGTAGTATTGTTTGCAATTCCGCTTTCGTTTATTGGTGCGATGTTAGCATTAGCTTTGACTAATAACTCATTGAACATCTTTACGATCTTAGGTATCATTATGTTGATTGGTCTGGTGTGTAAGAATGCGATCATGCTTGTCGATTATACCAACCAAAGAAGAGCTGCAGGAGAATCAATCAGAACAGCATTAATTCAGGCGAATCACGCTCGTTTACGTCCGATTTTGATGACTACAATTGCGATGGTTTTCGGTATGTTCCCAATTGCATTAGCATCTGGAGCCGGAGCAGAGTGGAAAAACGGATTGGCTTGGGTAATTATCGGAGGATTAATTTCTTCGTTATTCTTAACCTTGATTGTGGTTCCTGTTATATATAATATCATGGAGAAAATTATTCATAAATTCTCTAAAGGAGAAAAAATCGATTACGAAGCTGAAATGCATGCAGATTATGTACATGCAGAATTAAGCGATGACGGTTTTAATCCTAAACATACCCATTAATTGATTTAATTTTAGACGAAAAATCCCAAATTCCTTACGGAGTTTGGGATTTTTTATTGCGATCGAAACTTCGAAATTAGGATAGATAATATTTCTAAAGAACAACACTAATAAAAAAACTATAACTATTAGAAATTACAATGATTTTTAATCATCTTTGGCTCAATTATTATTTATCTCTTGATTGTAAATAAAATTAGTAAAAAAATTATAGGATTTAATATTATAACTAAAATTTAGTAAAAAATAT from uncultured Flavobacterium sp. includes:
- a CDS encoding efflux RND transporter permease subunit, with protein sequence MKLAEISIKRPSLVIVLFTILTLGGLFSYSQLGYELIPKFEQNVITISTIYPGASPSEVENTVTKKIEDAIASLENVKKIDSKSYESLSIVSITLTSNAKVDFSLNDAQRKINAIISDLPEDVKTPALTKFSLSDLPIMTLGANGKMDEAAFYDLIDKKIAPILSRVQGVAQVNIIGGSEREIQVNLDALKMQGYGLSVPQVQQTILTSNLDFPTGNIQTRDQKILIRLAGKYRSVEELRNLVVSSQNGIQVRLKDIADVQDTQKIAEKISRVDQKSAIVLQIVKQSDANAVAVSEHLLKTIATLENDYKVNQLKLEVAKDSTIFTLEAADSVVHDLLIAVILVAFVMLFFLHSIRNSLIVMVSIPASLIATFIGIYLMGYTLNLMSLLGLSLVVGILVDDAIVVLENIYRHMEMGKSRIRASYDGTAEIGGTVTSITLVIVVVFLPIAMSSGLVSDIITQFCVTVIISTMLSLLASFTIIPWLSSRFGKLEHIEGKNLFGRIILGFENYLTRFTNWVSHLLIWCLDHYVKTFIVVLILFFGSTVGLMGGGFIGGEFFASSDSGEFLVQIEMPKDASLEQTNFMTQKAEAFLKAQEYVHSQITTVGQTSEGFGASQATAYKAEIDVKMIEQKDRTDDANVYAAKIKRKLEKVLVGAKVKTVPVGILGTAEDATLGLIVTGPSTESAMAFAKLAEAELRTIPGTTEIKLTVEDGNPEINVKVDRDKMAALGLTLQTVGLTMQTAFSGNTDGKYRAGEYEYDINIRYNSFDRKSITDVSNLIFVNSTGQQIKLSQFATVTEGSGPSQLERRDKSASVTVKGQNVGVPSGTIVQQWQVKLDKLKKPAGVNYIWGGDQENQSEGFGTLGIALLAAIILVYLVMVSLYDSFVHPFVVLFAIPLSFIGAMLALALTNNSLNIFTILGIIMLIGLVCKNAIMLVDYTNQRRAAGESIRTALIQANHARLRPILMTTIAMVFGMFPIALASGAGAEWKNGLAWVIIGGLISSLFLTLIVVPVIYNIMEKIIHKFSKGEKIDYEAEMHADYVHAELSDDGFNPKHTH